The following proteins come from a genomic window of Macadamia integrifolia cultivar HAES 741 chromosome 14, SCU_Mint_v3, whole genome shotgun sequence:
- the LOC122060995 gene encoding uncharacterized protein LOC122060995 gives MVVALGPGKFYGSSLPRPRIYTDVKLSDDGSRVDPPLPVLDPFLTWANDAHWSMGGFSFKRLRLQGRIEGSIKKLRAQQERTFKRKKKPGMNKKPTSTSVSPSSFSLSPRLQALLLNEDDADEESEKEEEEVARTPLRKNSARKLRDDFDKSASADAAVVSTVTARKGNSKGKSKVPGNDSPVSIETSMASPQQKNRNRSSEPTTNSVPRSSPLPRRRRALLLNEDDPEVEEPESSPARLQKNRRSSANEKTSSSSPLSAIPDGVAFRTRGRRLEEGNATAGSHKSIKRRQ, from the coding sequence ATGGTCGTGGCTTTGGGTCCGGGGAAGTTCTACGGAAGCAGCCTGCCGAGGCCCCGAATCTACACCGACGTGAAGCTGAGCGACGATGGGAGTAGGGTGGACCCGCCGCTGCCTGTCCTAGATCCGTTTCTCACCTGGGCCAACGATGCTCATTGGTCCATGGGTGGTTTCAGCTTCAAGCGCCTCAGGCTTCAGGGCAGGATCGAGGGCAGCATCAAGAAGCTAAGAGCCCAGCAGGAGAGGACCtttaagaggaagaagaagccgGGTATGAACAAAAAACCCACTTCGACTTCTGTCTCTCCCTCAtcgttttctctttctcctcgaCTACAGGCTCTGCTTCTCAATGAAGATGATGCGGATGAAGAAtcagaaaaggaggaagaagaggtcgCGAGGACTCCTCTTCGCAAAAACTCAGCGAGGAAACTTAGAGATGACTTCGACAAGTCTGCTTCTGCTGATGCTGCTGTTGTTAGTACAGTAACTGCGAGGAAGGGGAATTCTAAAGGGAAGTCTAAGGTGCCTGGCAACGACTCCCCTGTTTCTATAGAAACTAGCATGGCAAGTCCTCAACAGAAGAACCGGAACAGGAGCAGTGAACCGACAACCAATTCAGTTCCCCGCTCCTCTCCTCTTCCTCGACGACGAAGAGCTTTGCTTCTCAATGAGGATGATCCAGAAGTAGAAGAACCTGAGAGCAGTCCAGCAAGGCTTCAAAAGAACAGGAGATCCAGTGCCAATGAAAAGACTAGTAGTTCCTCTCCACTGAGTGCTATCCCGGATGGAGTAGCATTTCGGACTCGTGGTCGGAGATTGGAGGAAGGCAATGCTACTGCAGGATCGCATAAGTCCATCAAGCGCCGGCAGTGA